One sulfur-oxidizing endosymbiont of Gigantopelta aegis genomic region harbors:
- a CDS encoding bifunctional protein-serine/threonine kinase/phosphatase, which produces MTPKLEINIGSFSDKGVKADNDDCLSSLVPEGHALKNKGIVIAIADGMSSSEAGKEASHACVNGFITDYYSTPDSWTVQNSSQKIISALNNWLYSRGHTDYQSTKGMVTTLTIVILKSATAHIFHIGDSRVYRLRDGELEQLTRDHRVWVSDEKNYLNRAMGIDLHLDIDYRKVPLEKDDIFLLSTDGIHDFITTKKLREILTSSDNSSYDNDLLQQKCAEIAQLASDNQCDDNLSLQLLKITNLPLPEEEEMLQKAHELPFPPPLEKGMIFDGYKILKEIHASKRTHVYTALHVKTDSHVILKAPSINYEDDEHFIEQFLHEEWAGKRIKSPYVLEVISPKQKARALYYVTEYLEGVSLREWMKQNPLPSIELVLPIVEQIARGLRAFHRLEMLHQDLKPENIIISPEGKVKIIDFGSIKIAGINEMKKNSDEDVLLGTINYSAPEFYLGHSGGERSDLYSLAVITYELLNNKLPFGKDMPEKANYRQLSQLQYVDSIHANTMVPNWMDGAIKKALSLDIKMRHEDVFEFLHDLQHPNPHFLNNTAVPLIERNPLLVWRSISIASLLINLILVYFLVK; this is translated from the coding sequence ATGACCCCTAAACTTGAAATTAATATTGGTTCTTTTAGTGATAAAGGAGTCAAGGCCGATAATGATGATTGTCTTTCTTCTCTGGTGCCTGAAGGCCACGCATTAAAAAACAAAGGTATAGTCATTGCCATTGCTGATGGCATGAGCTCCAGTGAGGCAGGCAAAGAAGCGAGCCATGCTTGTGTGAATGGTTTTATTACCGATTATTATAGTACCCCCGATTCCTGGACTGTACAAAATTCCTCGCAAAAAATTATCTCCGCATTGAATAACTGGCTTTATAGTCGTGGTCATACTGATTATCAAAGCACTAAGGGTATGGTCACGACTCTGACGATTGTGATTTTAAAGTCTGCCACCGCACATATTTTTCATATCGGTGACTCGCGCGTTTACCGCCTGCGTGATGGTGAATTGGAACAATTAACCCGCGATCATCGGGTGTGGGTGTCCGACGAAAAAAATTATCTTAATCGGGCGATGGGTATAGATCTGCATTTGGATATTGATTACCGCAAAGTGCCCTTGGAAAAAGACGATATATTTCTGCTTTCCACTGATGGCATCCATGACTTTATTACCACAAAAAAGTTACGGGAAATCCTCACAAGTTCCGATAATAGCAGCTATGACAATGATTTATTACAACAAAAATGCGCTGAAATTGCCCAATTAGCCAGTGACAATCAATGTGATGACAATCTCAGTTTACAATTACTGAAAATCACCAATTTACCGCTTCCTGAAGAAGAGGAAATGTTGCAAAAAGCCCATGAACTGCCCTTCCCTCCGCCATTGGAGAAGGGCATGATATTCGATGGCTACAAGATCCTCAAAGAAATCCATGCTAGCAAGCGAACTCATGTTTACACTGCCTTACATGTAAAAACAGATAGCCACGTTATTCTTAAAGCACCGTCTATTAATTATGAAGATGACGAGCATTTTATCGAACAGTTTTTACATGAAGAATGGGCTGGCAAACGGATAAAGTCACCCTATGTTTTAGAGGTTATTAGTCCCAAACAAAAGGCACGTGCACTCTACTATGTCACCGAATATCTCGAAGGTGTCAGCCTACGAGAATGGATGAAACAAAACCCACTGCCTTCGATTGAACTGGTATTGCCCATAGTTGAACAAATTGCCCGTGGTTTACGTGCCTTTCATCGTTTGGAAATGCTGCATCAGGATTTAAAACCGGAAAACATCATTATCAGCCCTGAAGGAAAAGTTAAAATAATTGATTTTGGCTCGATCAAAATTGCCGGTATTAATGAAATGAAAAAAAATTCTGACGAGGATGTTTTGCTCGGTACAATTAATTATAGCGCCCCAGAATTTTACTTGGGGCATTCTGGGGGAGAGCGTAGCGATCTTTATTCGTTGGCAGTCATCACCTACGAATTATTAAACAATAAACTTCCCTTCGGCAAAGACATGCCTGAGAAAGCAAATTACCGACAACTCTCGCAACTACAGTATGTCGATAGTATCCATGCCAATACCATGGTACCTAATTGGATGGACGGGGCGATAAAAAAAGCCTTATCCTTAGATATTAAAATGCGTCATGAGGATGTATTTGAATTTTTGCATGACTTACAACATCCCAATCCGCATTTTCTTAATAACACCGCAGTTCCTTTGATTGAGCGTAATCCGCTTCTAGTCTGGCGCAGCATCAGTATTGCATCATTGCTGATAAATTTGATTCTGGTGTATTTTTTAGTAAAATAA
- a CDS encoding DUF6524 family protein yields MARHGFSLESFLVRLFFALILVFATYNPSGYSFFDWALTGLESGFEPLMAFAGIILIIGWVVYIRATISSLGLIGLILAFAFFGTLLWMVIDWEIVPADNIQTITYIILTLLSMVLAIGMSWSHIRRRMSGQVDVNGTEDDLH; encoded by the coding sequence ATGGCTCGTCACGGATTTAGTCTGGAAAGTTTTTTAGTTCGACTGTTTTTTGCTCTTATTTTAGTTTTTGCGACCTATAACCCCAGTGGCTATTCCTTTTTTGACTGGGCGCTCACTGGCCTGGAGTCCGGTTTTGAACCACTGATGGCATTTGCTGGAATCATCCTTATCATTGGCTGGGTGGTTTATATTCGCGCCACTATTAGTTCATTGGGTTTAATCGGCCTGATTTTAGCCTTTGCGTTCTTCGGCACGCTCTTATGGATGGTGATCGATTGGGAAATAGTTCCTGCTGATAATATCCAAACCATTACTTATATTATCCTGACCTTACTTTCCATGGTACTGGCCATCGGCATGTCCTGGTCGCATATTCGTCGCCGCATGTCAGGACAAGTAGATGTCAATGGCACAGAAGATGACCTGCATTAG
- a CDS encoding TolC family protein produces the protein MKAIIPSNRMPRCELLFVRTSMVISDSKRLLLYLLLTSLLSVNIAIASPKVLSLEMSVSQAIRDNPSLAEITARYEALSAIPSQVGSLPDPTLSFNALNLPTDTFNLDQEPMTQLQVGLTQVIPFPGKLALNEEISQFEADAAKDNIAEAQLRLVSQVKISWWSLFYMDRALEIVSNNQRLLRQFVKIAETKYEVGNGLQQDVLLAQLELSKLLDQKIKLEGRRRSQAALLNKLLDDPANTPILLPKNESLTQKLPEIIPETALYQQAENKRPILMQYSKGVQAAQSRVARAEKDYYPDFMLGGFYGARQGDNPANIGGRRSDLVSIKLSMSLPIFTERKQAKAVDQRNSELLKQRYSLQDMNNHVQTQISQATADFQQAKQQVVLFNTGIIPQASQTVASMLAGYQVSEVDFLNLVRSQITLFNYETRYWKAFTEANQALAKLIAAVGEDNIYE, from the coding sequence ATGAAGGCTATTATTCCAAGTAACAGGATGCCCCGTTGTGAATTATTGTTTGTTCGCACCAGTATGGTCATTAGCGATAGTAAAAGATTACTGCTCTATCTATTATTGACCAGCCTACTCAGTGTCAATATAGCGATTGCAAGTCCTAAGGTTCTCAGCTTGGAAATGTCAGTATCACAGGCTATTCGTGACAACCCCAGTTTAGCAGAAATAACGGCTCGTTATGAAGCTCTCTCAGCCATTCCATCTCAGGTTGGCAGCTTGCCAGACCCGACACTTAGTTTTAATGCGCTTAACCTACCTACAGATACCTTTAATCTTGATCAGGAACCGATGACGCAATTGCAAGTTGGTTTAACCCAGGTGATCCCATTCCCCGGTAAACTTGCGCTGAATGAAGAAATCAGTCAATTTGAAGCAGATGCTGCCAAGGATAATATTGCTGAGGCACAATTACGTTTGGTTAGCCAAGTCAAAATAAGCTGGTGGAGTTTGTTTTATATGGATCGAGCGTTGGAAATTGTAAGTAATAATCAACGTCTATTACGTCAATTTGTAAAAATTGCTGAAACCAAATATGAAGTAGGCAATGGACTGCAACAAGATGTTTTATTGGCTCAACTCGAATTGTCAAAACTACTGGATCAAAAAATAAAGCTAGAAGGACGCAGACGCAGTCAGGCAGCCTTACTCAATAAACTATTAGATGACCCCGCAAATACCCCCATATTATTGCCTAAGAATGAGAGCCTTACGCAGAAGCTACCAGAAATAATCCCAGAAACAGCGCTTTATCAACAAGCCGAAAATAAACGCCCAATACTCATGCAATACTCTAAAGGTGTCCAGGCCGCTCAGTCTCGAGTTGCACGTGCCGAAAAAGATTATTATCCGGATTTTATGCTGGGTGGATTTTATGGTGCGCGTCAAGGCGATAACCCAGCCAATATCGGTGGCAGACGTAGTGATCTTGTCAGCATTAAACTTTCCATGAGCTTACCAATATTTACTGAACGTAAACAAGCAAAAGCGGTTGATCAACGTAATAGCGAACTGCTCAAACAACGTTATTCATTGCAGGACATGAACAATCATGTGCAAACACAAATCTCACAAGCAACTGCTGACTTTCAACAGGCAAAGCAACAGGTGGTGTTATTTAATACTGGCATTATTCCACAGGCGAGCCAGACGGTGGCATCAATGTTAGCAGGTTATCAAGTCAGTGAAGTTGATTTTCTTAATCTTGTTCGCAGTCAAATTACTTTGTTTAACTATGAAACACGCTATTGGAAAGCATTCACTGAGGCCAATCAGGCCTTGGCAAAATTAATCGCAGCGGTTGGAGAGGACAATATTTATGAATAA